From the genome of Desulfovibrio gilichinskyi, one region includes:
- a CDS encoding glycosyltransferase family 2 protein, with translation MITIPMAGLSSRFKKAGYTKPKYMLEAGGKTLFELSVQSFNKYFDEIPFMFIMRDECNTFDFVKQQCKTLGIKKTIFHVLASPTRGQADTVRIGLETNGIVSDEPLTIFNIDSFIPGFSYPEWLDNCDGYLEVFHDDGEHWSFIKPDSRNADFVAYTAEKQRISDLCSNGLYHFSRCSDFLEAATHQSSTENKDLQGGEMYVAPLYNYLISSGRKIRYNIIPKDKMFFCGTPDEYDFFIQNSIEQYTQQSSGAEL, from the coding sequence ATGATTACAATCCCCATGGCAGGACTTTCAAGTCGCTTTAAAAAAGCAGGATACACTAAACCTAAATATATGCTTGAAGCGGGCGGCAAAACTCTTTTTGAGTTATCTGTGCAAAGTTTTAATAAATATTTCGATGAAATCCCATTTATGTTCATCATGCGTGACGAGTGTAATACTTTTGATTTTGTCAAACAGCAGTGCAAAACCTTAGGGATTAAAAAAACTATATTCCATGTGCTCGCTTCTCCAACAAGAGGACAAGCCGACACCGTACGAATTGGACTAGAAACAAATGGCATAGTAAGTGATGAACCATTAACCATTTTCAATATTGACTCATTTATTCCCGGATTCAGCTACCCTGAGTGGCTTGATAATTGTGATGGATATCTTGAGGTTTTTCATGATGACGGAGAGCATTGGTCGTTCATAAAACCGGACAGTCGCAACGCTGATTTTGTGGCTTACACCGCAGAAAAGCAGCGAATCTCAGACCTTTGCTCGAACGGTCTCTACCATTTTTCAAGATGCAGTGACTTTCTTGAAGCGGCAACTCATCAGTCTTCTACCGAAAATAAAGACCTGCAAGGCGGGGAAATGTATGTCGCACCCCTTTACAATTATTTAATCAGTTCAGGGCGCAAAATTCGCTACAACATTATTCCAAAAGATAAAATGTTTTTCTGCGGAACTCCTGATGAATATGATTTTTTCATTCAAAACTCTATTGAGCAATACACACAGCAATCCAGTGGAGCTGAGCTATGA
- a CDS encoding LNS2 domain-containing protein, giving the protein MKRLVFDIDGTLTVSGQASYEEAVPRKDVIKQLKEYKKNGFEIILFTSRNMRTHSESVGKITAKTLPIILDWLKRHEIPFDEIHVGKPWCGTEGYYIDDKAIRPSEFLSMSYEEIITTLENEHKHALAGL; this is encoded by the coding sequence ATGAAACGCTTGGTCTTCGATATAGATGGAACACTCACTGTCAGTGGGCAAGCTTCTTATGAAGAGGCTGTCCCGCGCAAAGACGTTATTAAGCAGCTTAAAGAATATAAAAAAAACGGGTTTGAAATAATACTTTTTACCAGCCGCAATATGCGTACACATAGCGAAAGTGTAGGTAAAATTACCGCAAAAACTTTGCCTATAATTTTAGACTGGCTTAAGCGGCATGAAATTCCGTTTGATGAAATTCATGTCGGCAAACCTTGGTGCGGAACTGAAGGTTACTACATTGATGATAAAGCTATCCGCCCATCTGAATTCTTATCTATGTCGTATGAAGAAATCATTACCACTCTTGAAAATGAGCATAAGCATGCGTTGGCGGGTCTATGA
- a CDS encoding DMT family transporter: MLESWMILIASIICEVSGTSCLKLSDGFSKIIPTVSVFVFYGLSMWGLSVVLKKMDVGVAYAVWSGLGTAIVVLIGIFFFGERITPVRFCSLLFIVIGVIGLNYSPGAQ; the protein is encoded by the coding sequence ATGTTAGAAAGCTGGATGATTCTTATTGCTTCAATTATTTGTGAGGTTAGTGGCACATCGTGCCTTAAACTTTCTGACGGATTCTCCAAAATTATTCCCACTGTTTCAGTATTTGTCTTTTATGGTCTATCCATGTGGGGGCTTTCTGTAGTTCTTAAAAAAATGGACGTCGGTGTTGCCTATGCGGTGTGGTCTGGACTTGGAACAGCAATAGTAGTGCTGATCGGTATTTTTTTCTTCGGTGAAAGGATTACTCCGGTAAGATTTTGCTCTTTATTGTTTATTGTCATAGGGGTGATAGGTCTTAATTACTCTCCAGGAGCACAGTAA
- a CDS encoding ATP-binding protein, with translation MISNKIFGIQIPAQLASISIVVIAARECAKIRGFSPEDVQALSLAVEESLINSIEMGFGGSAEEIDILFLRTPSGLGVKIKSLCLPLEPEKLPQYCVRRMSEHNDTTGLSFHLVKQMVDNLHVFIGQNGERELSFEKYILEKRVQEDTKRKRTERISTTHTTRFAIPDDAENISRLVLRAHGEVLFGESIYYPDLVREMIETKDMFSVVYEAEDGELIGHFALIKEAFGPSVEELTYVVIDGHYRSPGASKVPELLMENAKSRGVYAVTAYAVTNHVHSQRGLQRDEFTENCLFLALNAASKHKDKKENEIERIGNLGYTKYFGTRNQAPVFLPPHHRNMIMSIYAHAGIEPSVSEDNSFAGTESGSPRIITESELQEGWISIVVQAYGRDTFSHVRSEFYKARADGVPSIQIMLPLANSATPEMCKKFEQIGLFFAGISPGYNCSENLVLQYLNGVKPDFESVQVLSDFGKTLKEYVYKCWEKVPVDYCAPGE, from the coding sequence ATGATATCTAATAAAATTTTCGGAATCCAGATTCCTGCGCAATTAGCATCCATTTCAATCGTTGTTATTGCTGCTCGTGAATGTGCTAAAATAAGAGGTTTTAGCCCTGAAGATGTACAAGCTCTCAGCCTTGCTGTGGAGGAGTCTCTCATTAACTCAATTGAAATGGGTTTTGGTGGGAGTGCCGAGGAGATAGATATTTTGTTTTTGAGGACACCGTCTGGGCTTGGAGTTAAAATAAAAAGTTTATGTTTGCCATTAGAGCCGGAAAAACTCCCGCAGTACTGTGTGCGTAGGATGTCCGAGCATAATGACACTACAGGGTTAAGCTTTCATTTGGTGAAACAGATGGTGGATAATCTGCATGTTTTTATAGGTCAAAACGGAGAGCGTGAACTTTCGTTTGAAAAATATATTCTCGAGAAAAGAGTTCAGGAGGATACTAAACGCAAACGGACGGAACGAATCAGTACAACTCATACAACAAGATTTGCTATTCCTGACGATGCTGAAAATATTTCTCGTCTTGTTCTACGTGCGCATGGTGAAGTTTTGTTTGGTGAGTCTATCTATTATCCTGACCTTGTTCGTGAAATGATAGAAACTAAGGATATGTTTTCTGTTGTTTATGAGGCTGAAGATGGCGAGCTTATAGGGCATTTTGCTCTCATTAAAGAAGCTTTTGGGCCATCCGTGGAGGAACTCACTTATGTGGTTATTGATGGTCATTACAGAAGTCCTGGGGCTTCAAAAGTGCCAGAACTGCTTATGGAAAATGCTAAATCTAGAGGAGTTTATGCTGTTACGGCCTATGCTGTTACTAATCATGTTCATTCTCAGCGAGGGCTTCAAAGAGATGAATTTACAGAAAATTGCTTATTTCTTGCTTTAAATGCAGCTTCAAAACATAAGGATAAAAAAGAAAACGAAATCGAGAGAATTGGTAATTTGGGCTATACCAAGTATTTTGGAACACGAAATCAAGCCCCTGTGTTTCTGCCGCCACATCACCGCAACATGATTATGAGCATTTATGCCCACGCTGGAATTGAACCATCAGTTTCAGAAGACAATAGTTTTGCTGGTACAGAAAGTGGCTCTCCACGAATCATAACTGAGTCTGAATTACAAGAAGGCTGGATTTCAATTGTCGTACAAGCGTACGGGAGAGATACTTTCTCACACGTAAGAAGTGAATTCTATAAGGCTCGTGCTGATGGTGTTCCGTCAATTCAGATAATGCTCCCTCTTGCCAACTCTGCAACACCGGAAATGTGCAAAAAATTTGAACAGATTGGATTATTTTTCGCAGGAATCAGTCCCGGATATAACTGTAGCGAAAATTTGGTACTGCAATATTTAAACGGAGTAAAACCTGATTTTGAATCCGTTCAGGTCCTCTCTGATTTCGGCAAAACATTAAAGGAGTATGTTTATAAATGCTGGGAAAAAGTACCGGTGGATTACTGTGCTCCTGGAGAGTAA
- a CDS encoding transposase, with product MLEKINQFKRSPFALLRTLGRTLNSWQEEVARMFRYTKSNGITEGFHRNMKLIQRRAYGFRNFENYRLRVRGLCG from the coding sequence CTGCTTGAAAAAATCAATCAATTCAAGCGAAGTCCATTTGCTCTGCTTCGAACGTTAGGGAGAACCTTAAACAGCTGGCAAGAAGAAGTGGCCAGGATGTTTCGCTACACAAAAAGTAACGGAATAACAGAAGGCTTCCATCGCAATATGAAACTCATCCAAAGACGGGCATACGGCTTTAGAAACTTTGAAAACTATCGGTTGCGTGTGCGGGGTTTGTGCGGGTAG
- a CDS encoding MerR family transcriptional regulator → MSLQNESKIYKIGQAAKLVGLKSYVLRFWEGEFEQLEPIRTPSGQRLYNEEHVKLIARIKELLHDEGLTIEGARKRLDSFDPQSEGENDVAVEQVENDPVENLPLFDIDNNSNRSCKSEILKEIHAELLAVRKLLDY, encoded by the coding sequence ATGAGTCTGCAGAATGAATCAAAAATATACAAGATAGGTCAGGCGGCAAAACTTGTCGGCTTGAAGTCTTACGTGTTGCGCTTCTGGGAAGGGGAGTTCGAACAGCTTGAGCCTATTCGCACGCCTTCAGGTCAGCGTTTGTATAATGAAGAGCACGTTAAACTTATCGCCCGCATTAAGGAACTATTGCATGATGAGGGGCTTACAATTGAAGGAGCGCGAAAGCGTCTGGATTCATTTGATCCGCAAAGTGAAGGTGAAAATGATGTAGCGGTTGAACAGGTTGAAAATGATCCTGTCGAAAATTTACCTTTATTTGATATTGATAATAATTCAAATAGATCCTGCAAATCTGAAATTCTTAAAGAAATTCATGCAGAGCTACTTGCTGTTAGAAAATTGCTTGATTATTAA